In Lodderomyces elongisporus chromosome 1, complete sequence, the DNA window GGGTATATTTCACTGTCTACTTCAATGAGCGAACTTTTCAACCTGAATGAAACACCACCCAGTTGTCACGGCTTATAAGTCCTTAAAGGACCTCGTTCAACTAAAAAGTTGGTTTtatgattttgatgaaaaacaTGATTATCGTGAAAATGCCGTGCAAAAAGTTCAGCTTTTCATGACTAGAGGCCGACTACCACACGGAGTTGAAGCGACATCTATCTTAACATCCACAGTTCTTAATGATGAAAAGGCAACGACGTTGGGGTTGGCCGACTCAAACGTATTACAACTTTCATATACAATGGCGATAATTAGGTTTGTTAATGGCCTTCTAGACCCGCTTCAACAATCACAGTTTGCAGTGCCAATGCAATTATTAGCTAAACAATTGCAACTCCCTACATCATTTGTAGAATTACGACATATGGGAACACATGAGAACATGCCTAGTTTGGAAATGTTGCGAATTGGGTGCAAGAATGCATTAAACTGGCTCTATGATCATTATTGGTGCCATGTGGATGGCGCAGAGCTAGCAAGAGAAGTAGTTGTGGATGAACTCAAAGATGTACACCATGCAGTTGTCGCATTTCGCATTTCCAGATGTGAACagcttttgcaaaaatttaATGTGACGGATAATTTAAAACTTTACAGACGAGTAAGGAAGGTTCATGATTTGGATGCACCCTTGTTGCTAGAGGACGGCATGAATagaaataacaacaacaacaacaacaacaacaacaacaacaaaggtAATTCTAAAAATGTCAACAACAAGGCTAACATGGGCGATATCTTGAAGTATGAACAATGCTTACACGATTTGCAAGAGTTCAACAGAGCTGATTCCGAATTGTTTGTCGAAGTTTTGATACGcaaattcatcatcatttatTCCAAggataaattaaaaacaaaacagatcAAGTACAATCCGTTGTTGGAGAAGTTATACCGACCATTGTTCCAATTTTTAGGATTGGAGTTTAATGCTAATCTTTTGAGCAAAATCTGTTTAcatattttgcaaaacaacaagaagaataCTCCATCTGATGCAAAGGGAGAGCAAAAGGAGGGAGAAATTAAGAAGGAAATCAGTGATATTGATAAAAGAGTATTTAAAAAACTTGGCTTAGCTACCACAATAGTAGAGGAAGAGGCAACACAATTGGCCGAATGGATTCCTGGGTTAATTAGTTCGATACTTTCTTATTCTTGCCAAAGT includes these proteins:
- the LAS1 gene encoding rRNA-processing protein las1, encoding MTRGRLPHGVEATSILTSTVLNDEKATTLGLADSNVLQLSYTMAIIRFVNGLLDPLQQSQFAVPMQLLAKQLQLPTSFVELRHMGTHENMPSLEMLRIGCKNALNWLYDHYWCHVDGAELAREVVVDELKDVHHAVVAFRISRCEQLLQKFNVTDNLKLYRRVRKVHDLDAPLLLEDGMNRNNNNNNNNNNNNKGNSKNVNNKANMGDILKYEQCLHDLQEFNRADSELFVEVLIRKFIIIYSKDKLKTKQIKYNPLLEKLYRPLFQFLGLEFNANLLSKICLHILQNNKKNTPSDAKGEQKEGEIKKEISDIDKRVFKKLGLATTIVEEEATQLAEWIPGLISSILSYSCQSLPLTVEGKPGSISSIRTKNEVVNFLLENLKSLPLSCLKLCQESIAILSQLVNEENSGYEETVVKKVNDFQNSIASQEESIPTTAELITLPPSLDELLSDNVSLVGKRKAGESDAHNDDNSSHTDEIPTSRKRQKGLSERKMYLLEPYEDWKPTPFGICP